Below is a genomic region from Methanobacterium sp..
GGATTTGCAATATTTTTTCCAGCAATATCTGGCGCGGATCCGTGCACTGGTTCAAATAAACCACTATTTTCTCCGATATTAGCAGATGGTATTAAACCAAGACCACCAACAAGTCCTGCACCCTCATCTGAAAGTATATCTCCAAATAAATTTGTAGTAACGATCACATTAAACATTTGAGGGTTTGTAATGAAAAACATTGCTGTTGCATCAACATAACGATCATCGGTTTCAATATCTTTATAATCTTCAGCAACTTTGTAAAAAATGTCTTTAAATAATCCATCTGTTTTTTTAAGTACATTTGCCTTGTGAACTGCTGTAACTTTATTTCTGCCATTTTCTTCAGCATAATCAAATGCAAACTTGCAAATTCTTTCTACAGCATTTCTTGTGGTAACTCTTAAAGCAGTGGCTCCCTCTTCTGTTTCTTCTTCAAGCCCAATATAGAGATCTTCTGTGTTTTCCCTAACAATTACAAAATCTAAATTGTCAAACAAAGCTTTAGTGCCAGGGTATGATTTAACAGGCCTTAAATTAACGTAAAGCTCAAGTTCCTGTCTTAATCTGACAATAACATCCGCTGCTGATTCTCCAGCAGCACCAAACAGACATGCCTGCGATTCTTTTACTATATCAATTGTTTCTTCAGGTAAAGGAACTCCTGAGACTGCTTTGCATTCATCTCCTGCGTCTGCAAATGTGTAATCAAATTCAACTTCAAGTGCATCTAAAACATGTAATGCTGCTTCCATAACTTCTTTTCCGATACCGTCTCCAGGTACCACCGCTATTTTGTACATTAAAACACCTTTATCCTTATTTATTAACTGTAAAATTATCTAAAATTTAAGTTTAAACTATTGTATCTATTTTAACATTAACCTTATTTTTATATTTTAATTATTATTTTTGCTTAATTTCGCCCATATATATAAAACTGACATATTCAATGTATTTTCGTCTTCAAACTTACAAACATCGTAATTTGGACTGTAACCATCGTTTTTTCAGATTATATTGATTAGTACATCTTAAATAAGTTTGATCAAAGAATATTCATTTTTATGTTAAAATTGATTGTTTATAGAACTTTAAATTACAAATTTCCTGTTGTAAAAATCACAACGGGGCCTTTTGAACATATACCCATTGTAAACTTCAATAAATCCACATACATACAAATATAAGAACCAATTTTAACTACAATTTTCCCCAGAACCACATAATCCATATCAAAGAGCACTTGATGACATAAAATCGTGCCCACCCCTAAAAATTAATAATTCATTGATATTTAACAAATCTATGTATTATATGCCCATTCATAGCCTTATCAAGCGAGTCTGCAGGTATTTGATGATCAAAAATGATCATAATTTTCTCAGGATCCCAGACTCTAGGAACCTTAATTTCATAAAAAAATTCGGCACATAAATTTTCAGTAATATTACAGGTCATTTAAACATCAATATTAATCATATGGACATATAGATCCATATTATATTCATTAGAACATCTTTATGCGAAAATACACTATTTTATAGTTCCATATGTTCCCAAAATACATCTAAATTCACATAATTAATCAAAATGCTAAAATAAATATTTATTTAATGTTGAAGGCTGTAAAAAGCTTAATTAGGCTGAAAAAAGTTGGCATTTTTAGCAGTTAAGCATATATATCGGGGTGTAAATAGTACTACATATATTATATGACATTAAATTAATTCTTCTAAAAATTTATACATGTAGATTTTAAGTGAGGGCTCAAGATGGAAAATGATGTAAAAAGCGAATATCAGCGAATCAGTGACAAAATCTCATATGACGATTTCCTAAAAAGAATAGAGGACATGAAAAAGGATTATGAAGATGTAAGTTTTATGGATGAGCTTGATATTGCAAGGATGATAGTAGGAGAATATATAGACGAAGAAAACGTTCCACTTGCAAAGGACAACGAACTACGTAAAATATCCGAATTAGAGACAGGTTTGCATGATATAAGCATAACTGGTCGGATAATGAGAATCTCCAACGCTAAAGCATTTGTAACAAAGAAAGGAAAAGAAGGTAAAGTACAAAACATTATGTTATCAGATGATACTGGGGAAATTAGAGTAGTACTCTGGACTGATAACATCAAACAACTTAAAAACTTTTCTGAAGGAGACATTGTCAAAATAAACAATGTAGAAATAAAAGATGGATACAGAAGTGAAGAGGCCCACTTACAAGGCAGATCAACCATCGAAAAAGTTGAGGGCGAAGAAGCAGATAATTTACCAGAATATGCTGAAAAAATAACAAAAATTGCAGACATTAAAGGCGAAATGCAGGTTAATGTAATTGCAAGAGTAGTTAGAATTTCAAGAATAAGAACCTACAACAGCAACGGCAGAGAAGGACAATTCATTACCCTGGATTTAAAGGATGATACAGGTTCAATATCCTTAACTTTATGGAATAAAGATGTTGAGATTATTAATGAAATAGAACTCAAAGAAGGAGATTCTATAAAAATATTAGGTGCCCAAAGCCGTGTTAGAAATGATGAAGTTAATTTAACTCATTCCTGGATTGGAAGGATAATAAAAGATAATTTCGATGTTCCCGAGTATAAAGAAGAAGTTATGAAGATCGGAGACGCCCATGAAATGAAAGATGTCACTTTAATGGGAGTTGTGAGCAAAATACAGGATGCTATCACTTTTCAACGTTCAGATGGAAGTGCTGGATCTGTAAAATCAATTGTAATTTCAGATGAGACAGGTTCCATAAAAATAACTCTCTGGAATGATGATACCAAGCTCGACATCAACAAAGGAGATATCCTGAAAATCACAGGTGGAAATATTGAATTTGATGATTATTCAGAAACTGGTTACAGGGTGAACACTGGATGGAGCAGTAAAATAGTCATAAATCCAGAAGAAGACGCTGGTTTAAAAGAAGTTCTTGAGGAACACAAAAAAGAGCTTGAACCAATCAAAATTGAAGATTTACATAAACTTGAAGATGAAGGAGAAGAAGTGGATATCATTGGAAGAATGATGGATCTTTACGATGCCAATGAATTCCAAAGAGCAGATGGAACTACAGGACTTGTAAGGTCTGTTAAAATCGCTGATGACACTGGAACAGTTCGAGCATCACTATGGGATGACAAAGCAAAGCTCAGGTTAAATAGAGGCGATCTTGTAAAGATAGAAAATGCAAAAACCAGGTTTAGAGACGACAGTGTGGAGCTTAGCATTGGAAAAACAGTTAGAATAATTAAAATAAGTGAGAATGATGCCCAGAGCCTTCCACCTATTGATGAGCTTGAAGGGGAAATGTATAAACCAATTAAAATTAGCGCTTTAGAGAACATAAAAAGTGAAAGAGACGAAGTTGGAATAATTGGACGTATAATTAATTTATATGATGTCAATGAGTTCCAAAGGTCCAATGGAACCATGGGAATGGTCAGAACAGTAGAACTTGCTGATGATACTGGTTCTGTTAGAGCTTCATTTTGGGATGAAAAAGCTGAAATGGGGTTAAACAGAGGCGATGTAATTTGGATTAAAAATGCAAGACCAAGATTCAGAAATGATACTGTTGAACTCAGTGTTGGAAGAGCCACAATGGTAATCAAACCAAAAGATGAAGATATAGCTGCACTTCCTTCACTTGAAGAAATTGAAGAATCAATATATAAAACCAAGAAAATTGAAGAACTTACAGAAGATGATAAAAACATCAAGTTAAGTGGACAAATTATTGAGGCATATGGAGATAGGATACTCTATGAAATGTGTCCAAATTGTAATAAAAGAGTAGAATACGTCGATGATGCATTTGTATGTGATTTCTGCGGAGAGGAAATACAACAACCAAACTATCTCATGATAGTTCCATGTGTAATTGAAGATGACACTGGAACGGTCAGAACAACATTCTTCAGGAAACAAGCTGAAGAATTAATTGGAATGACCACTGAGAAGGCAAATGAAGTGATTATGACGACTGCAGATGAAGGATCACTTGCAGGAAAAGTCGAAGACCTGATTGGCAGCGAGATTACTGTAATCGCAGATGCAAGCTTCGATGAATACAATGAGGAAATAAGGCTCATTGCAAAGAAGATAGTAAAATAGGAAATAAGTTCAAAAATGAATAAGGCAACAGGTGCAGTTTTAAAATATAGAACTTAGATTCCAAAAACTCCTCAAAAAATCTATTCAGATTTTTTGGGCGCTTGAAAAATGTTATACATTTTTCAACTAATTTTACAAACTTTAAAGGAGAATCAAAATGGTCGAATTAGGAGATTTACCCGGTGTTGGGGAAAAAACTGCTCAAAAGTTGATAGATGCAGGTTTTGCAGACATGATGAGACTTGCAACAGCAACTGCCAAAGAACTCAGTGTAAAAGCTGAAATCGGTGAAGGGGTCGCTGAAAAGGTCATTGAAGCTGCAAGGAAAGCTGAATCAATTGATTTTGAAACCGCTTTTGATGTGATGGAACGTAGGAAAGACATAGGTAGAATAACCTGTGGAAGTACTGCTCTTGATGAACTCATTGGTGGTGGAATCGAAACACAATCCATAACAGAAGTATTTGGTGAATTCGGTTCAGGAAAAAGTCAGATATCTCATGAACTTGCAGTTACAGTACAGCTTCCAGAAGAAAAAGGCGGTCTTGATGCAGAATGTGTCTTCATAGATACAGAAAACACATTTAGGCCAGAAAGGATAGAGCAAATTGCAGGAGGATTTGAACTTGATAATGAAGAAGTACTGCAGAAAATACACATTGCAAGAGCCTTTAATTCAAGTCACCAAATCCTGATGGCAGACAAAATAAACGAGTTAATCCAAAGTGGAACAAATATAAAACTGGTTATAGTAGATTCTTTAACTGCGCACTTTAGAGCAGAATACGTAGGAAGGGAAACACTTGCAACAAGGCAACAAAAACTAAACCAGCACCTCCACACGTTACAAAATATTGCAAACACCTACAATGTAGCAGTGTTTGTTACAAACCAGGTGCAGGCAAGACCTGACGCTTTCTTTGGAAGCCCAACAAAAGCTGTCGGAGGTCACGTGCTTGGACACGCTGCAACCTACAGAATATGGCTTAAAAAGGGCCTTGCTGGAAAACGAATTGCAAGACTCGTAGACAGTCCTCATTTACCTGAAGGTGAATCTGTATTCAAGATAGTAACTGAAGGTATTGTTGATTAAGTTACAATGTGAAATAGCATGATAACATTTCATGCCTATTTTCTTCTTATTTTTTGAATTTGTTTTTCAATTAAAAATTGAGATATAAACTTGTTTTAAAAACATAAAAATACAAATTACTAACTTCTTTTTGCCCAAATTCTATAAAATCCTTTAAAATTATAAGTAATAATTATTTCAGGATAGTATTAACCTATTAAGTACAAAAGTAGATACAATAAAAAAGTTTATTTTTAATAAAGTATTACATTTAATTAGAGAAAAATTATCTAAGAAAGTGCATACTTAACTCATTTATAATTCGCCAATAATCTAAAGACACCACTTAAAACAATTATTAAAGTCATTTAGCACAATAATTGACTTAAAATCCAATAAAACTTAAAATAAATCACGCATTAATACTTGCAGGAACTTTACTCACTTATTTCAGTTAAATAGATAGTTTCATCCATAAATTTTGAAAGGGGGTATTTATGGACATGAGTCTAATTAAAAAATTAAGGCTTTCTTTATCGATCATAACCGGTAAGTTAGTAAGATTTGGGCTTAAAACAACAGGAAGGACCGCTACAGCATTACCTGGGAATATTGCGCTTAGAATAGAACCAGATCTTCTGAAAATCGTGAATGAAAGATGTAAAAAGAAAGTTATTGTAACTGGTACAAATGGTAAAACTACCACAAATAACTTAATTGCCCATATATTAGGGGGCAATTTTAAAAATGTCCTCTCAAACTTGAGGGGTGCAAATATGCCCCAAGGCATTGCAAGCAGTTTTATCGAAAACAATAAGGACGAATACGATTGGGGAGTCTTCGAAGTAGATGAAGGCTCTTTTACAAGAATAATGAGAGATATTGAACCAGATTATATCGTTGTGACCAACTTTTTCAGGGACCAGCTCGACAGATATGGGGAAATAGAAAACACTGTATCCATGGTTTATGAAACCATTAAACCTTTAAATACATCCCTTATTTTAAATGCAGACGACCCACTTGTATCTAAATTTAAAAATTTAAATAAAAATAATATATTCTACGGGATTAAAAAGAATAAATTCAGCAGCAAAAATGAAAAAATAGTGGAAACACGAAATTGTCCATCATGCAACAGTTATATTGATTATGAATATTTTAACTATGGACAATTAGGCAGTTACAACTGTAAAGAATGTGGATTTAAAAATCCCTATTATGATTATTACATTGAAAATATCAATTATAAGGATAACAAATATTGTTTTGATATTAATACTGCTAAAGAAACATTTAAAGATACATGTTTTGAGTACGAAGGAATTTACAACATTTATAATTGTTGCGCAGCATTTACGTTTAGCTGCGAAATAGGAATTGGACCATCTGAAATTATTCATAGGATGGAAAATTTTGACTATAAACTAGGAAGAATGGAAGAAATTAAATTTAGAGACAAAATCATAAAAATTGTGCTAACTAAAAATCCCATTGGACTTACAGAAGTAATTAAAAGCATATCCCATGATAAAAGAAGAAAAGCCATTCTTTTTATTTTAAATGATAATCCCGCAGATGGCCAGGATATCTCATGGATATGGGATGCAGGGCTAAGCAAATTCAAGAACATCGAAAACTTAAAAAAAATCTATTGTTCTGGAAAAAGGGCCGAAGATATTGCACTAAGAATTGAATACGCCCATATTCCTACAGAAATTATAAAAATAGATGATGACATGCAGGAATCAATCAAAGAAACAGTTCATGAAGATGTTGAAATTGCATATATACTGCCCACATACACAGCAGTTTTCGAGACCAGGGACATGGTACTAAATTTAACACATGGCAAGTAACCACGATAAACTGTTGAAACTACTCACATATTACATGTCTTGACAGAAGTTTCCTAGATTAAGGATTCCTATTAAATTTAATGTTACGTGGAGGATAAATTATGGAATTAAATATATACCATATGTATCCAGATATTCTAAATTTGTATGGAGACATTGGTAATGTAATCTGCCTGAAAAGGAGATGCGAATGGAGAGGGATTACTCCCCATATAATTAATTTTAGCTTAAATGAGGAGAAACATGATTTAAGTGAAGGAGATATCTTTTTTATAGGCGGCGGATCGGATAGAGGCCAGGGAATAGTATATTCTGATTTTTTAAAATATAAAGATTCTTTTAAAGATATTATCGAAGATTACGGTGTTGTCCTTGCTATATGCGGAGGATATCAACTTTTAGGTGAGAAATATATTGATAATGAAGGTAAAGAAGTCTCTGGTCTTGAGATATTCAATTATTCGACTGTAAGTGAAGAAGGAAGACTAATTGGGAATGTTATAATTGAAAATCAATTAGGATTAACTCCTAAAACTATTGTAGGGTTTGAAAATCATGGTGGAAGGACATACAGCGACTATAACCCTTTAGGGTTAGTAAAATCAGGATATGGAAATAATGGAAAAGATAAAAAAGAAGGTATAGTCTATAAAAACTGCATAGGTACCTATCTTCATGGCCCCATACTTCCAAAAAACCCGCATTTAGCTGATTACTTAATTTTAAAAGCATTACAAAGAAAGTACGAAGTTGAAAAATTACAGTCTTTAAATGATGACTTTGAAAATTTAGCCCATAAAAAAGTAATAAAACTTTACTGTAGATAATATTTTTTTATAAAATAAAAAGCGGCCAATGTGATATGATATGTGTGAACTGCTGGGATTATCATTTAATACACATGTAAGGCCTAATCTGTCTTTTAAAGGATTTCGCCTTAGAGGTAAAGCAAATCCTGATGGATGGGGCATATCTTTTTACCCAGATAAATCTACACAGATTATAAAAGAGCCTTTAGAAGCTGAAGAAAGCTTATTATCCGAATTTATCGAACTTTATCCTAAAATTAAATCAAAAATATTTGTTGCACATGTAAGACTAAATAGCGCCGCACCGCCTGCACATATGAATACTCATCCCTTTGGACGTGAATTAAACGGCATAAGTTTTGCTTTTGCACATAATGGAAATCTAACTAATTATCAAAAAGATTTTGACATTTCTACTTTTAAACCGATTGGTGAAACTGATTCTGAAGCTGCTTTCTGCCATTTACTCAACAGAATAAAGGAAAAAAAGATTAAATTTTTTGATAATTCCAGTTATAGATGGTTACTTGATGAATTAAGGCATATCAACAATTATGGCAAATTTAACTGTATTTTTTCAGATGGCAAACATTTATTCTGTTATTATGACATGAACGGATTTAACAGCCTATTCTACCTTCACCGCGAGGCCCCCTACCACCATACACATCTTTCAGATGAACATTTTGATATACATCTTAAAGAACAAAAATCAACTGAAAAAGAAGGATATATAATAGCTACACGACCTTTAACTGATGAAAAATGGCAAAAGTTTGAGCCAGGGGAACTTAAAATCCTGAAAAATGGCAAAATAATTCGTAATGAGTGAGATTTAATATTCCCCCGAGTTGTTAAATTTATTATTTAAACTAACAAGATACATTCGATTTATTAATGATAAATCACAATTTATAATATAGAACCTGTTTTAAAGCCGTGAATTATTTTTAGTTTTCAAATGCATTTAAAAAAAGCTAAATTAGTATTTAACCATTATTAATAGTGTTAAGGGAATTATATGAACTCAGTTGAAACCATTATCCCCATCATAGCCATGATTCTTCTTGGTTATGTCTTAAAAAGAACCAATGTTTTAAAGGCGGAAGACGCAGTATCTCTAAATAAAATTGTGATAAATATTGCAATTCCATCACTCATATTCCTTGCAATATACAAAGTAAATTTATCTATTCTTCCACTTATAGTTCCAATTCCAATTATATGCATATCTGTTGGAATAATTTCTGGTTTAATTGCTTATTTGATTTTAACTCTTAAAAATTACCCAAATAAAACTAAATGGAGTGTTGTATCAACTAGTGCTCTTTTTAATTCTGGTTTTCTTGGATACCCTGTTGTGCTAGGTGTTTTCGGAACAGATGGATTTATAAGAGCTATTTTCTATGATATGGGCTCTATGATCCTTTTTATAAGTTTTGGAATATTCTTCCTTTTAATGCTAGGTGGAAAATATTCAGATATTTTAAAAAGATCACTCCTGTTTCCTCCACTTTGGGGAATTATCATGGGTCTCCTGTTAAATTTTTTAAATATACCACTTGGATATGTAATTACACAAACATTAACTTACTTAAGTGGCGCTGCCATACCTCTTATAATGATATCCTTAGGGTTATCTATGGAATTTAGAGGAATTAAAGAACATATTGGACTTGCATCATTAGTATCCTCCATAAAATTAGGTATAGCTCCATTAATAGCATTTATAATTGTCCTTATTCTAGGTATGGGTGGCCTTGAAAAATCAGTTACAGTTTTAGAAGCAGGAATGCCCTCAGCAATGCTCGCACTTGTTCTGGCCATTACCTATGAGCTAGACATAAAAGTATCAGCAGCATGTATCTTTTTAAGTACTGTACTGAGTATGATAACTCTCCCTATACTATTATTTTTAGTATGAGACTACAGAATTTGAAGTGATTTAGGGCTTAATTTGGTGTTTCATAAAGAAA
It encodes:
- the radA gene encoding DNA repair and recombination protein RadA — protein: MVELGDLPGVGEKTAQKLIDAGFADMMRLATATAKELSVKAEIGEGVAEKVIEAARKAESIDFETAFDVMERRKDIGRITCGSTALDELIGGGIETQSITEVFGEFGSGKSQISHELAVTVQLPEEKGGLDAECVFIDTENTFRPERIEQIAGGFELDNEEVLQKIHIARAFNSSHQILMADKINELIQSGTNIKLVIVDSLTAHFRAEYVGRETLATRQQKLNQHLHTLQNIANTYNVAVFVTNQVQARPDAFFGSPTKAVGGHVLGHAATYRIWLKKGLAGKRIARLVDSPHLPEGESVFKIVTEGIVD
- a CDS encoding isocitrate/isopropylmalate family dehydrogenase, whose protein sequence is MYKIAVVPGDGIGKEVMEAALHVLDALEVEFDYTFADAGDECKAVSGVPLPEETIDIVKESQACLFGAAGESAADVIVRLRQELELYVNLRPVKSYPGTKALFDNLDFVIVRENTEDLYIGLEEETEEGATALRVTTRNAVERICKFAFDYAEENGRNKVTAVHKANVLKKTDGLFKDIFYKVAEDYKDIETDDRYVDATAMFFITNPQMFNVIVTTNLFGDILSDEGAGLVGGLGLIPSANIGENSGLFEPVHGSAPDIAGKNIANPSAMILSAVMMLDYLKEHGAARTVENALVEVLSEGKVVTGDIGGNASTMEMASEIRRKIEEK
- a CDS encoding glutamine amidotransferase — encoded protein: MELNIYHMYPDILNLYGDIGNVICLKRRCEWRGITPHIINFSLNEEKHDLSEGDIFFIGGGSDRGQGIVYSDFLKYKDSFKDIIEDYGVVLAICGGYQLLGEKYIDNEGKEVSGLEIFNYSTVSEEGRLIGNVIIENQLGLTPKTIVGFENHGGRTYSDYNPLGLVKSGYGNNGKDKKEGIVYKNCIGTYLHGPILPKNPHLADYLILKALQRKYEVEKLQSLNDDFENLAHKKVIKLYCR
- a CDS encoding class II glutamine amidotransferase, producing the protein MCELLGLSFNTHVRPNLSFKGFRLRGKANPDGWGISFYPDKSTQIIKEPLEAEESLLSEFIELYPKIKSKIFVAHVRLNSAAPPAHMNTHPFGRELNGISFAFAHNGNLTNYQKDFDISTFKPIGETDSEAAFCHLLNRIKEKKIKFFDNSSYRWLLDELRHINNYGKFNCIFSDGKHLFCYYDMNGFNSLFYLHREAPYHHTHLSDEHFDIHLKEQKSTEKEGYIIATRPLTDEKWQKFEPGELKILKNGKIIRNE
- a CDS encoding OB-fold nucleic acid binding domain-containing protein, with product MENDVKSEYQRISDKISYDDFLKRIEDMKKDYEDVSFMDELDIARMIVGEYIDEENVPLAKDNELRKISELETGLHDISITGRIMRISNAKAFVTKKGKEGKVQNIMLSDDTGEIRVVLWTDNIKQLKNFSEGDIVKINNVEIKDGYRSEEAHLQGRSTIEKVEGEEADNLPEYAEKITKIADIKGEMQVNVIARVVRISRIRTYNSNGREGQFITLDLKDDTGSISLTLWNKDVEIINEIELKEGDSIKILGAQSRVRNDEVNLTHSWIGRIIKDNFDVPEYKEEVMKIGDAHEMKDVTLMGVVSKIQDAITFQRSDGSAGSVKSIVISDETGSIKITLWNDDTKLDINKGDILKITGGNIEFDDYSETGYRVNTGWSSKIVINPEEDAGLKEVLEEHKKELEPIKIEDLHKLEDEGEEVDIIGRMMDLYDANEFQRADGTTGLVRSVKIADDTGTVRASLWDDKAKLRLNRGDLVKIENAKTRFRDDSVELSIGKTVRIIKISENDAQSLPPIDELEGEMYKPIKISALENIKSERDEVGIIGRIINLYDVNEFQRSNGTMGMVRTVELADDTGSVRASFWDEKAEMGLNRGDVIWIKNARPRFRNDTVELSVGRATMVIKPKDEDIAALPSLEEIEESIYKTKKIEELTEDDKNIKLSGQIIEAYGDRILYEMCPNCNKRVEYVDDAFVCDFCGEEIQQPNYLMIVPCVIEDDTGTVRTTFFRKQAEELIGMTTEKANEVIMTTADEGSLAGKVEDLIGSEITVIADASFDEYNEEIRLIAKKIVK
- a CDS encoding MurT ligase domain-containing protein, with product MDMSLIKKLRLSLSIITGKLVRFGLKTTGRTATALPGNIALRIEPDLLKIVNERCKKKVIVTGTNGKTTTNNLIAHILGGNFKNVLSNLRGANMPQGIASSFIENNKDEYDWGVFEVDEGSFTRIMRDIEPDYIVVTNFFRDQLDRYGEIENTVSMVYETIKPLNTSLILNADDPLVSKFKNLNKNNIFYGIKKNKFSSKNEKIVETRNCPSCNSYIDYEYFNYGQLGSYNCKECGFKNPYYDYYIENINYKDNKYCFDINTAKETFKDTCFEYEGIYNIYNCCAAFTFSCEIGIGPSEIIHRMENFDYKLGRMEEIKFRDKIIKIVLTKNPIGLTEVIKSISHDKRRKAILFILNDNPADGQDISWIWDAGLSKFKNIENLKKIYCSGKRAEDIALRIEYAHIPTEIIKIDDDMQESIKETVHEDVEIAYILPTYTAVFETRDMVLNLTHGK
- a CDS encoding AEC family transporter; translated protein: MNSVETIIPIIAMILLGYVLKRTNVLKAEDAVSLNKIVINIAIPSLIFLAIYKVNLSILPLIVPIPIICISVGIISGLIAYLILTLKNYPNKTKWSVVSTSALFNSGFLGYPVVLGVFGTDGFIRAIFYDMGSMILFISFGIFFLLMLGGKYSDILKRSLLFPPLWGIIMGLLLNFLNIPLGYVITQTLTYLSGAAIPLIMISLGLSMEFRGIKEHIGLASLVSSIKLGIAPLIAFIIVLILGMGGLEKSVTVLEAGMPSAMLALVLAITYELDIKVSAACIFLSTVLSMITLPILLFLV